The region CGCTGGTACGAGCAGATGTTCACGTCCTTTCAGCTTGATTATGGCGCGGTTTATCACCCTGTTTATCGTCCCGGTAGCGTTGATGATATGAAAAACCGAGCCTATCAGCAACACAAAGAAGATAATTTCGCTGGCGGCGTTCAGCCCCTTAGGAAGGGCCATAAAAGTGTCAAACAGGTTTACCGGTGTCTGGCCGACCTTGTGGAAGGTGCCGGGAATAACCAGCGTGCGTCCGGTCTGCTCGTCCGTGACGCGGTTGTATTCGCCTGCCGGTATGACGTAAGTTCCAATCGCAGCCAGCAGGATCAAAGCTGCGATCAAAACATATGTATGCGGTATTTTTTGGACTTTAAGCCATGACATCTGTATCGCCCCCAATATATGGTTATTCTCCGTTAAGAGTTTTCTTTATGCCGTCGATGGACGGCGCCGCGAAGCCCATAGCTTTGAGCCCTCGTCCCGTGCGCCTGAAATCCGTATCGTTCACGATGCCGGCCAGGTTGATTATCGCGTCTACCGTCGGGGTCTCCATGCCTGCGATGTCGCCTAGCTCGGCGAGGGGGACCAGCAGATACGGCACGTCCTCTGTGAGATATCTGTGCGTAAGCGTCTGCGGCGAATCCTTTCCCATCTTGCTGTATACAGGGTGAGTGCTGAAGATGTCGTGCAGGCATGAATAGTTCGAGCCGTCGAGGTCGTAGTTCGAAAGAGCGTCCTCGAATTCCGTTACGAGCTTATAGCCGAAGACCCCCGCGACGGCGAGCCGTTCTTCGTCCATCTTTTCCATGACCTTGCACACGGAGGCCGTCATGCCGTCGTTATAAAATCGGAAGCGTTCGCCGCACTCTATACGGCCAGCGTTCATGATCATAGTTGGACAGTGTATTATCATGTTGGTATTCGCCAGCGCGACGGCCATGACGCTAGGGTGCGCAGTTAGACGCAGCGGGAGGACGGCCTGCAGCTTCTCCCTGAGCTTTTCAATATCTCCCGCCGGGATCGCCGACATCGACATGCTTCCCTTGACGCCGAAAACGTTGCAGCTTCTGTCTGAGTTCAGCCTAGCAGCGTATGGGATGGTATCTGCTTCGCCTATCAGCACGTCGTGTTCGTTGCCGTTGGCTTTAAGCCTGGAATACAGCGAAATTGAGCCGAAGTTGCCCGGCATAATGAAGACGGACTGTCCTTCTTTGATGTGCGGGACCATATAGTCGAACGCCGATTCCTGTCCGAAGGAGGGCATGACGACGAATATGATCTCCGCGCCCTTCATGGCCTCTTCCGCGTCGGTGGTGACGCACGAAAGACGCACCTTGCCGGTGACCGCGCCTGTCGCCTCCAGTTCGCCGCCGTTTGCCCTCAGGTGTTCTATATTGGCCTTAAATGCCGGATTTTCCCATAATCTTATATTATGACCGCGTAACGTTAAATCACAAGCCAATGCGCTTGCACCGTTGCCTGCGCCGAAGATAGCGATATCCATAGACCGTCACTCCTCAAGTGTTGTCGTTGCCTCGTATTTCAAAAATTAAGGATACATTTAACGTATACGTTATATGTACTCATTATATTGCTTTTTGGGGACGTGTCAAGGAATTACGCGGACATTGCGCGCATAAAATATATTTTGCTATTTTATGAAATGAAAATAGAAAAAGAGTTTATTAAATGAGGCGATTAAGCCTATATAAATAACTTTGTAGACCGTTTATACCGGTGCGGTTGTCCTCGCACGGCATAGTGTGGGGTTGATTTTTGTAGAAGCGTTTATATAAGGAATAAATCTTTATATTCTTCCCATTTAGGGTGCGTCTTGATATATCTAGTGGCTATGACGGTTTCTCTGAGATGGTCCAGCACTTTTCTCACTGCGTCTATGTGATCTCTTCGCTCTATGCTGGCTACTATTTCCTTGTGCTGGCCTATCATTTTGTTGTTCAGGTCCTTGTACTGATTGAGGTCTCTGCTCACTCTGTACAACCCTGCCTCGTAGAACAGCTCGTACATACATATGCGCAGATATACGCGCTTTAGCGAGCTTACTAAATAATCGTTGCCGGATATAGAAGCTAGGGTAATATGAAATCCGTCGCTGAGATCCTTGTATGTATCTGAAATCTGTGTCTCGCTTATCTGGATCTCCGCCTCTATCGCGGCTTCTACTTTTTTCTTGGCATGGCTGTCCCACTTGGCGCAAGCGAGCACGACCGACGTCGTTTCGAGCCTTTCTCTGAATATATAGACCTCGAATAGGTCGGTCCTAGAAAGCTTGGGAAACACGTATCCCCTCTGGTTCCGCCGTTTCTCAAGGATGCCGTCAAGCACCAGCTGATCCAGCGCAGCGCGGATAGGGGTTCTGCTTACGCCTAAGGATTTTTCAAGATCGGTTTCAAAAAGCTTCGCGCCAGGAAAAATCTCTTTATGCTGAATCGCCGTCAGTATATGCTCTATCGCCGCATCCTGCGCCGAGGTTTTTATCGCCATAGTTGAACGCCTGCTCCTATTCGGTTAAATATCATACTTTGTGATATTATACGCTTTTAATGCGAAACAGACAATTCTCTTTAAATAAATAGCTCAGGAGACGGCACCGTCCCATGAGCTATAGTTTTAGTCAGCTGCCGTATTATAGCGCCGCTTATCTCGCGCCGTATTCCGCGAACGCCTCGGCTAGTCTTCTCAGCCCCTCGCCGGCGGTTTCGGGGGCTACTTTGGCGAAGGAGAGGCGGAATGAACGGCGGCCGTTTTTTGCTTCGTCCATCGTGTAGAAGGCGCTGCCGGGGATTATGCCCACTTTCTTTTTTTCTACGGCGAATCGTGCGAGCGCGGTCATGTCGTCCACTCCGTCGGCTTCTCCCCAGATGAAGAAGCCGCCTTTCGGGCGGTTGGTGCGGACGCCGAGCGGCGCGAGGTGCTCGTCTATAGCGCGCAGCATTCCGTCGCGGCGCTCGCGGTAGGCCGCGCGCAGGAATTCCACGCGTTTGCCGAAATCTATGCCGGAGAGGTAGGCGTGGAGCCCTTTCTGAAGAATAGCGGGGCGCGTGAGGCCGGCGCTGACGCGGAATGCGTTGAGGTGCGGGATTATCGCGTCGGGCACTACGAGCCAGCCGCAGCGCATTCCGGGCGCTACGAGTTTGGAGAAGCTGTTGGAGTGGAGCACGCGCCTGTCGTCTCCCGCCAGCTTCAGGTAGGTCGCCGTCGGCTCGCCGTCGTAGCTGAGGTAATGGTACGGGTCGTCTTCGAATACCGGCACGTCGTAGCGGCGCGCTATTTCGAGTATCGCGGCGCGGCGCTCGAGCGGCGATGTGCGTCCGCTCGGGTTCTGGAAGTTCGGTATGGTGTAGAGGAAGCGCACGCTGCGTTTTTTGAGGATTTTTTCAAATTCCTCCGGTATTATGCCGTCGTCGTCGGAAGGTACGCCGACGCAGTTCGCGCCCTGTTTGCGGAAGGTGAGCAGCGTCTCGGTGAAGGTTGGCGCTTCGACGAGGACGGTGCAGCCCGGGTCGATGAGAGTCTCGGCGACTAGTTCTATCGCTTCGCCGGCGCCGTTGGTGAGCAGTATGTTGTCGCTCGTCACCCAGTCGGGGATCATGCCGTCGGCGCGCATTCTGTCGGTTATCCAGTCGCGCAGCTCGCGCAGGCCGAAGTCCTCTTTGGCGTAGCCGAGCAGCGACAGGTCGTCGAATATTGTTTTGAACGCCTCTTTCAGCTCTTCCGTCGGGTAAAGGTCCGCCGACGGCTCGCCGGCGGTCAGCGATATCGCGTTGTGCTTTATCGCGAGCTTTATCATTATCCCTATTTCGGTCGGGTCGAGCCGTTCCTTCGCCATCGTGCTGAGCTGGTATCTGAAGTCGAATTTTCCGTCCATCGTCACGCCTCCGCTTTTTGTTATGTTCCAGGCGCTATTATACCGCGCCGCCGCACGCTATTTTCTGAATATCTCCGTTACTCTGTCGAGTATGCCGTTGAGCTGTGCGATAGCGATGCCGTAGTTCGTTATCGGGATTCCGGCTTCGCGCGCCTCTATTATGCGGGACATGAGCTGCTTGCGCGTGAACATGCAGCCGCCGCAGTGGAGTATGAGCGCGTATTCTTTAAGGTTTTTCGGGAAATCCTGCCCGGCGCTGATGTCTACGGCGAGTGCCTCTCCGGCCTTTTGGCGCAGCCAGCGCGGCAGCTTTTCGCGGCCTATGTCTTCGTTCAGCGGCGCGTGGGTGCATGCCTCGGCTATGAGCACTTTGTCGTGCGGGCCGAGTTTTTCTATCGCTTTCGCGCCTTCGATGAAAACGGACAATTCGCCTTTGGCGCGCGCCATTATTATGGAGAACGAGGTGAGCGGCACTTCGCGCGGGAGCGACGCGTTTACGCGCGCGAAGACCTGGGAGTCGGTTATTACGAGCGCCGGCGGCTCTTTGAGCGACGCGAGCGTCTCCTCGAACCTGTCCGCGGTGCAGACGAAGGCGCTGCCGCCGTTGTCGAGTATGTCGCGGACGACCTGCACCTGCGGCAGTATCAGACGGCCCTTCGGGGCCTGTATGTCCTGTGGCGCGACGAGGACGATTTTCGCGCCCGGCTCGTATAGGTCGCCGGTCAGAGCCGGGGCCTCGAAGTCCGACGGCGCGTGCTTCACTATCGCGGAGAGCAGAGCGGCGCGGCAGCTTTTATCGTTCGCCGAGACCGCGGCGAAGGGGACGCCGAGTTCCGCCTCGAGCTTCGCGCGCAGGCGCTCCGCTTCGTCCGGCGTGAGCGTGTCGGTCTTGTTGAGCGCGCCTATCGCGGCGGTGTTTCTCGCGCGCAGCTCGGCGAGCCAGCCGCGCTCGAGCGACGGGTCGTCCGCGTTCTCCGCCGCGACGACGAGGACGGCGAGGTCCGTTCTGTCCATCATATCCTTGGAGCGCCCGATGCGCAGAGCTCCGAGGTCGCCCTCGTCGTCGAGCCCAGCCGTGTCGATGACGGCTATCGGGCCGAGCGGCAGCAGCTCCATGCTTTTTATGACAGGGTCGGTGGTGGTGCCGGCGTGCTCGGAGACGAGCGCCGTCTGCTGTCCAGTGACGAGGTTTATGAGGCTCGACTTTCCGGCGTTGCGCCGCCCGTAGAAGGCTATGTGCAGCCGGTTCGAGCGCGGTGTGTCTGTGAGCGCCATTTTCGTACGCCTCCTTTATTTTTTAGAGACGGCGGCTTTTACCGTGACGCCGCCTATTTTGCCGAGCCGCCCCGTGAGCGCGCTGATGTCGTCCGTCGTGCCGTCGAGCACTACGGAGATGACCGCGACGCCGCGCTCGCGGTACGGTATGCCGAGGCGGCCGACTATAAGGCCGCTGAATTTGTGCAGAGTTTCGTTGACTTCCTGTACGCTGTCCGGATTTTCGACGATTATCGCCGCCACGCCTATTCTGTTTGCCTCCATGCTCGTCCCCCCAAAATATGGAAAAAGGGGCCTTTTCGTGAGAAAAGTCCCCTTCGATGTCATTCGCCGGGCTTTTCCCCGCCCGCGGAAAGCTCCCCGGGAACGGAACGCCGTTTGTTTAATTATACCCCGGCGGCGGAAGTTTTACGCGGCTTTCTTCGCCGGCAGCGGGTATTTCGCTTTGTCGACCGCGTCCTGTTCTTTGTAGAATTCCTCGATTTTCGCGAGGATGTAGCGGCGCTTTTCTTTCTCGCTCAGCTCAGGCGGGAGCTTCGCGGGGTCTATCGGGTCGCCGAAGGTCACGGTGAGCTTGCGCGGGCGCGGAAAGCGCATGTGCGGCGCGAGCGCGCGCCATGTGCCGGCCGCGTAGGTCGGGATGACGGGCGCGCCGGTCTTGAGCGACATTATCGCGACGCCGCCTTCGAGCGGCTGAAGCGTCCCGTCTTCCGTGCGGTGCCCCTCCGGGCAGATGAATACGTTGTAGCCTTCTTTTATGAAGCCCATTACGAGACGCAGAAGTCCCGCGGAGCTGTTCTTGTCTTCCTGTGAAACAGGAACCGCGCCCATCGCGCGCAGGTACGCGCCGAACGGGCGGAACGAGAACAATTTGTCCCACGCGATGAATTTCAGATAGCCCGGAAAAAAGGCGTAGCCGACGACCGGCGGGTCGAGATAGCTCGCGTGGTTCGAGGCGATTATCACGGGGCGGTCCTTCGGTATCTTTTCTTTGCCGTATACCGAGAGGCGGTGATAGAGTGTAAAATATATCGTGACGACGACGCGGGTCACGAAGTAGACCCAGTTTCGCTGTGATTTCATTTCTGCTTCCTCCTAAAGCGTTACTCCAGGATAGGATAACGCGAGCGGGGGCGGTTGACAAGCGCCGGAGGCGACGCATGAGGGACGACGCGAAAAATTCCGAAAAGAAGGGGAGCGCTGGCTTCTGGCGCACGCTCGGGCGAGATTTCTTTCTCGGCTGCGTCGCGCTGCTGCCGCTGGCGCTGCTCGTATTCGTATTCTATTATCTCGTCTATCTCTGCGAGATGTTCGGTTCGCTCATCTTCGGCTTCACGCAGTCGCGCCGCTCCACGGCCCTGATAATAGTCTTCCTCGTCTGTC is a window of Cloacibacillus sp. An23 DNA encoding:
- a CDS encoding GntR family transcriptional regulator translates to MAIKTSAQDAAIEHILTAIQHKEIFPGAKLFETDLEKSLGVSRTPIRAALDQLVLDGILEKRRNQRGYVFPKLSRTDLFEVYIFRERLETTSVVLACAKWDSHAKKKVEAAIEAEIQISETQISDTYKDLSDGFHITLASISGNDYLVSSLKRVYLRICMYELFYEAGLYRVSRDLNQYKDLNNKMIGQHKEIVASIERRDHIDAVRKVLDHLRETVIATRYIKTHPKWEEYKDLFLI
- a CDS encoding NAD/NADP-dependent octopine/nopaline dehydrogenase family protein produces the protein MDIAIFGAGNGASALACDLTLRGHNIRLWENPAFKANIEHLRANGGELEATGAVTGKVRLSCVTTDAEEAMKGAEIIFVVMPSFGQESAFDYMVPHIKEGQSVFIMPGNFGSISLYSRLKANGNEHDVLIGEADTIPYAARLNSDRSCNVFGVKGSMSMSAIPAGDIEKLREKLQAVLPLRLTAHPSVMAVALANTNMIIHCPTMIMNAGRIECGERFRFYNDGMTASVCKVMEKMDEERLAVAGVFGYKLVTEFEDALSNYDLDGSNYSCLHDIFSTHPVYSKMGKDSPQTLTHRYLTEDVPYLLVPLAELGDIAGMETPTVDAIINLAGIVNDTDFRRTGRGLKAMGFAAPSIDGIKKTLNGE
- a CDS encoding TM1266 family iron-only hydrogenase system putative regulator, with product MEANRIGVAAIIVENPDSVQEVNETLHKFSGLIVGRLGIPYRERGVAVISVVLDGTTDDISALTGRLGKIGGVTVKAAVSKK
- a CDS encoding PLP-dependent aminotransferase family protein, yielding MDGKFDFRYQLSTMAKERLDPTEIGIMIKLAIKHNAISLTAGEPSADLYPTEELKEAFKTIFDDLSLLGYAKEDFGLRELRDWITDRMRADGMIPDWVTSDNILLTNGAGEAIELVAETLIDPGCTVLVEAPTFTETLLTFRKQGANCVGVPSDDDGIIPEEFEKILKKRSVRFLYTIPNFQNPSGRTSPLERRAAILEIARRYDVPVFEDDPYHYLSYDGEPTATYLKLAGDDRRVLHSNSFSKLVAPGMRCGWLVVPDAIIPHLNAFRVSAGLTRPAILQKGLHAYLSGIDFGKRVEFLRAAYRERRDGMLRAIDEHLAPLGVRTNRPKGGFFIWGEADGVDDMTALARFAVEKKKVGIIPGSAFYTMDEAKNGRRSFRLSFAKVAPETAGEGLRRLAEAFAEYGAR
- a CDS encoding lysophospholipid acyltransferase family protein; translated protein: MKSQRNWVYFVTRVVVTIYFTLYHRLSVYGKEKIPKDRPVIIASNHASYLDPPVVGYAFFPGYLKFIAWDKLFSFRPFGAYLRAMGAVPVSQEDKNSSAGLLRLVMGFIKEGYNVFICPEGHRTEDGTLQPLEGGVAIMSLKTGAPVIPTYAAGTWRALAPHMRFPRPRKLTVTFGDPIDPAKLPPELSEKEKRRYILAKIEEFYKEQDAVDKAKYPLPAKKAA
- the hydF gene encoding [FeFe] hydrogenase H-cluster maturation GTPase HydF, whose amino-acid sequence is MALTDTPRSNRLHIAFYGRRNAGKSSLINLVTGQQTALVSEHAGTTTDPVIKSMELLPLGPIAVIDTAGLDDEGDLGALRIGRSKDMMDRTDLAVLVVAAENADDPSLERGWLAELRARNTAAIGALNKTDTLTPDEAERLRAKLEAELGVPFAAVSANDKSCRAALLSAIVKHAPSDFEAPALTGDLYEPGAKIVLVAPQDIQAPKGRLILPQVQVVRDILDNGGSAFVCTADRFEETLASLKEPPALVITDSQVFARVNASLPREVPLTSFSIIMARAKGELSVFIEGAKAIEKLGPHDKVLIAEACTHAPLNEDIGREKLPRWLRQKAGEALAVDISAGQDFPKNLKEYALILHCGGCMFTRKQLMSRIIEAREAGIPITNYGIAIAQLNGILDRVTEIFRK